TGCACACATTCGGCAATCATGCCCGAACAACGGGGAACGATCGCTCGTATGCCCCCATTTAACCATTCTCCCTGTTGCAGCAACGCCGCTTCCCTTTGTGAGGCTGAGCTTGAGCACaatgtataaatataaataattttccTAATGAAGAGGGGAGAGGGGGTTTTTTGGGGTCCCCATCACCCACTCCTCCCCGCAGAAAAACACTAACAAAacagagaagcaaaaaaaaccttaaaacaaaaaaaactttacataACTTTTAACATATATTACTTTCTGTCTCttgcgttgcgttgcgttTCTCTTCTTTGCGCTCGTTGCGGTAGCCAAATTGTCTCATTTTCTCGCTTTCCTCTTACCCCGCTCGTTCCTTTCATTTCAAACGCCCATTTGTTGACCCCgcgcacgcgtgtgtgtgtgtgtgtgactgtgctGTAAGTTCCTCGTCAGGCTTTAGTCGTCCGAATCGGAGTTGGAGGACAGGCAAAGGTCCTTGCTCAGATCTACTGCGGCGGCCGTGACGGCAACCGTCGGGTCGGGCCGTGGATCAAAAATGGACTCTGTGGAGATGGCAAGAAGCAAAattgtgtgcgtttttatgTGAAAGTCATGGTTTGGAAGCCACACAACACTACCATGATGCCTACCCTTCACTGGCGAATCGTTGTTGTCCTCGGTCGAGCTGTCCGATTCCTGGTCGCTGCTGCTCGAATCCGAATCGTCCGAACCGTCCGACTCCGAGGATGTCATCATTTCCGGATCCTGTAAGCAAACCAAAGAATGGAGCAATTAGTACAACACGGTCAGCAAATGGCGGAGGGGGGAGGCTTTTCTGGCTACTAACGCTCGTCGCTCCAACACCGATGCCGGTCAGGGCGACCGGGGGCGCCAACAGTTCCCGATCGGGCGGCAAACTCACTTCCACGCTGGGTGGCAACGATGGTTCGCTGTGTAGATGGTTCCGTCCCCCACCTTGCCCACCATACGACGGTACGCTGAGATGGTTactgtgatggtggtggttgttaCCACTGCTACTGCCAtggtgattgttgttgttgttgctgctgctgttgttgttctgtgtcGAACCGTGATTAAGGTAGCCACCGCTATTGCTGCCGCTGTGGTTGTTGGTCGAGCCGGTGTGGCCGACattgctactactactgctgctgctactactactactactgctattGTTACTATGCTGGttatggtgctgctgctgctgctgctgatgctggtggtgattgttgctactgctgccgtgGTTCGAGTTGGAATTGCCGCCGAGGTTGTTGTTCAGATGATTGTTCATGCTCGCACCCGACGACGCATTGGCAgaggcggaggaggaggaggacgaggaggacggcggcggcggtgccACGGTACCGAAATCCAGCCCATCGTCCAGCCCGATCATCGGAATACTTGGCAAGGTTTGTTGAGTATTGTTGGCGTTCCAGCTGTCGTGGGGAAGGTAATGAGACAGTAATGCGGCAAGATTAGTGTACggtgtggtgtttgtgtgcgcgttcTCCGCAAAGCTCTACTTACGCCGGGGCCGACTGGGGACTCCGGTGCGGATAGGACGGCGAACCCTGCAGTGGCGAGTGCTTTGGCATGAAGCTGATCGGCGCATTCTTCCGCACGCCGGTCGTAATCTTCGTCTTGGAGCTCTGGCGTGCGGTGTTGTTTTCGACCTTGATCGTTGGCAGTGTGGGCGGCGGTGGATTCGGTGCCTTGTTTTCGATCCTGCGGGTTGGTTGGAGATGAAATTGCGGGATTAGTATCGTTTCTGTTTCACTCCCCCCTGGTTTGACCGTCTTACCTCGTCTTCTTTACCACGATGCTGCTGTTGAGCTGCTCGAGCGTTATCTCCCCGGTCGCCCGGTTCAGTATGAGCACGCAGTCCTTCCGCGAGTAGTCGCGCTGGTTGCCCTTGAAGACGGTATTCGGCACACCGGAACCATCTGTCCGAAAAtgggagggggaaaaaacaagaaagatGAAGAACGGCACTTGAAGCAGAAAGCATACGGCCCCATTTTATTTACCCAGGTGCGGCACGGTAACGGTGACCTGCTTGTTGGCACTAATTTCCAGCACCGCCGGTTTGTTCACGTCGACGCTAGCCGGTTTGAAATCATCTGCGGGAGTGggaaagaagaggaagaagaagaagcagccaTTTAGTTCTGTCGACGTCAGCGTGCTTTGGTGTGTTCCCTTCCCTCCCTGGCTACTTACATTTTATCGTGTGAAACTGGTTCGACGGTCCGGCGTTGGAGAAGGTCGAGCCGAGCTTGAGCTCACGCACCTCCGACCCAATGTTGAGCCGATTGTCCATCGCGCGGCGTGTGAGACAGAGAAGGGggtgcggggggggggggggaaagggggATGACACACCAGGAACCGGAACTTCTACGCTGAATGGAGCCGTACGCTTCGTAGAATCATTCTCTCCGCCAATCACCCGTGAGAGTAACACACCACGCCAGAGCTTCCTTTCGTTGTCCCTTGTTCAGTGCTTCTCAGTTTCGTGACGGGTTGCACGTTCCATCCAAAGTCGCACCAGGAACGTGGAGCACTGAGACGGTCGATCGGTCGGTCCACTTCTCGGGCGATCGCTCACTCACTTACACACACTGCGTGTTGCGTCTCGCTCACTCCCGGATTTCACTCTCCTTTCTCCGGCTGTGTGGCGGTGAAGCTGGCGTCGAAGGGGTGGGGAGCGATGGTTTCAAGTCTTCACTCGCGGTGCGGCGGATGCTGTGGTGGGTTCGGGGTGGTGTTTGATGGCATCCAACCAGCCTACTACGGAGACAGGAGGAGCAGAAtcagggaaaacaaaacacgaggAACGAGTTAGAAACGTCACCAACAACCTGTAGCAACCCGAGCAGCAATCGGGGATGTAGAGGGAGGGATGAGAGGGGAGGGGGTTGTTTTGGCACAGAATTTGACATTTGGTCACTGCTTTCCGGATCCTTGCCGTACGGGCCCGAGCGGGGAAATCGCGGGGGAAGGTTGAGGTCCAGATTCTTCCTCCGATCTCAACCCACAGCGTAAACCGAAACAGCTGCCATTTATTTACCTTCCGTAGGGCACACgcaggcaaacacacacacactgatacacgcacacatacacgcgagTTGCACTGAATTGcactgttgttgttattggttGGTAAATTGTAACTGTGTGGAATGTGTAGAgaggaggagggggagggggaataTTACTTCTGttctctcccacacacacacacacacacctgtttttttttttggcacaaaaTGATAAGGGAAAGTGTACGGGGGGAAGGAAAGAAGATATACACACGTGTGTActcgcgtgtgtgcgtgtgtgtataggTATGTCCACGGAGCGAAAGCAGTGGGGAGAcaggaagataaaaaaaaacccgtacaCGGGGCCGTTTTCCCTTACCACCACTACTTCCACACACTGTTATGCTCACCTCTTTGCCCCCCCCAAAACCTGCCAAACTTCTTGCTTCGTACGGAATTATGATCCCGCTGGTGGACGGACGGTTCCTGTGATGgatgtctgtctgtctgtgtgtgcgtgtgcgtactGGAGGATTAGACGGAGACCCGCGGAACGTACCGTAACCGTGACACGAATGCAGTTCTTTGCCAATGTGCCCGCGCGGGTTTGCGGGAGGGACAGTcgaacacgcacgcacgtctCGGTGTGTATGcacgacacacacgcacacaagcgAATCGAGACAGGTAGTCCCCCGTGTGTGCTCTCACGGTGACGGCGAAAAATGAAAGGGAAAAATCGGGAACTgtcgcacatacacacacacgtacggcACGGCACGACCGAAATTCCCCTTCCCACTACAGGTGCCCCGGGAGGGCCACGACGGATCCGTGTTCCGCGGATGCTTGTTTCGGTTGCCGCGGGGAGGGATGCTCGCAACTTTTGCCACACGGTGGTCAAGCCCAGTGTGCCATGTAGGGGAGAAAAACAATCACCCGTCCTGTCCcagcctgctgctgttggcacTGTCAGTGCGACGTTTCACTGCTGTTTTGTACcccgcgtgtatgtgtgtgcgtgtgcctgtgtgtggggtttttttcctATCCACCGATCGCGAACACTTTCCTGCCATACGGAACACCCACCACCCGTCTGGTGACACTGACCTACCTCTGGTGACCGCGGGGGCAAGGGGGAACGGGGGAAAATAATCTTCCGGCCGGAGTGGTCTGTCGTTCTCTTGGGAAGAATCGGCGCTCCTACAGCCGCTGTTCCGTATGTTTCACTCTGCGGGGCCACCGAATTGCGGCGATGGTGTGGTGCAGATTAGTGTTGGAGATGGTGACGCAGGTTCGACTGGTGttacagcgtgtgtgtgtgtgtgtggttggcgGGGGAAGACAAGACAGAAAACGGCAATAATCGTTCCCGGCGGGTTGGATCAGCAACATGTGACAGCACAACAGTTTGACACTTTGTCAATTCAAAACTGACAGTTGAATGTGGAAAATGGCACTATGGGTTGTGCATGTTCATATGCTAGGTGTGATATCCATACCACACGGAGTTTGCCAAGAAACCGATCTCAcaaaagaaattaagtctAGAAAATAATTAATGTCGGCCGGTAGTAGTATAATcgagtattttatttttataaaagagACTTTGAACCTATTGGCCATGTACGCCTATACGTCGACTAGTTGGCATAGTAGAATCAGTTACAAGATTCAAGAATTGGTATGGGTTCGGAGTCTGGATTGGATTCTGGACGGCTTCAAGCATTTTTAGCAGTTTAGTATCACGTATCAAGCTTTCAGTACGTCAAGATTCAGTAacagtcccgtggtacagttgtcaactcaaacgactcaacaacatgcacgttatgggttcaagcctacaGTGTACTAGGACTTCCCCGTAGCAGACTATCCGGCTGAGTGGTAATgaatttacagggttttgcaggggttctcatagttgtgggacacttccttgactctatCTTATAGGAAATGAACTTCCAACGTTGGAAATTAGACAGACgcgttggaaattcctattgatttgtccaacaaggatactagagagtccaattcccatttacattaagttcatttcactaTAAGAAAGAGTagcacagctatgagaactcctggaaaaccctgtaagtctcgaaagcctgtatagaccGGCATATCCTCGTAGGACATTACGCCTaatagaagaagaggaaggatTCGGACTCGTAAAATATATTCAATATCAATTGGAAGACTGGTTCTTCatcggtatgggttcagtattGGCTCCAaggcacgtttttttttcaacacgaTATCTTGTAAGCGTAGAAATACATTACCGATAAATATTAAACTTTCTTTCCACAAACTACACATTAAACAGCATTTAaaccaatgttttttttttggggggatatcattttttgcagtttttttatttttctccattCTATTATTAATGTTTCTAATTCTGTTCAACCTTACTAAGCTAGAAAACGATGcatgtatgtttttgtttgtgtgagtgtgtaggGTTTTGCTGGATGTATGTATCTGTGGTGTGTGAGAGGATGCtttaccttcttcttcttcttctttccccTTGATGGGACAAAAAACATGAGGGGGAGAGACAGTATTGTGTTATACGCGCTTGCTTTGATGCAGCCGGAGTGTGTACGATGACGATAATGATAGTTGATGATGCGATGCGCGATCGTCTCCTAGTAACGatgtactactactaccaacGCGCACGCTCTCTCCTCTCTTACTAGGGGTGTTTCACCACCTGTTCACTTCGCCCCTTGCTCTAGCTAAATGGGGAAGAACAAAACCTCCTTTTCTCCTCTTGTATGATTTCTTGTGTGTACCTGCTGCTTTCACTTGCATGCTGTATGTATATGTTGGCTTCTTCTGACATACACTTGTAACAACGGGGATGTAACTACTTATCATTATATACTCAGAGCACGTACTAGTGAAGGTTTGCGTTTGTGTTATgaatgaacttttttttttctttcttcctttcaATGCTTGTATGCTGCTTATCGATCCGTTCTTTACGTTCGCATGGTATGTATGTAGGTGTTGTGAGTGTACGCACATTTTTTTGAGTGTGTTTAcatttgtatgtatgtgtgtgtgtctgtgtatgcgGTAAATTTTGGTTattctctgctgctgctgctgttgctgctgcttctccttCCGCTTTCTCTCCTAATGCTCGTAAAGTTGCTCTTATCGATAGTTGTGTATTAATATTACTTACTGCTTCTGACTTTCTCCTCTTAgcattgtttttccttcttgtatttgcttcttctcttttcttaGCTTTCctttctgttctttttttcatttttctttttttcttcttttccatcTTCATTTTGCTCtgtacttgttttttttctctgcctctctctttcttcaaTTTACTCTAACAAATAACTAGCAATATATACTTTCTTTCAATTTCTCGTTTGTTTATGTGGGGGTGCGCGCCCACACATTcactcacccacacacacacacatgctcgaTGCGTGCTCGGCTCAGCGTAAtagaaataatatttaattagcCTTTTCTTAATGCGCCATCATTGTGGCTCCGACTCCGGTGCCACACCAGACGGTCTACTACGTAGTACTCCATTCACACCACTTTCAcgtttgtttctcttttttccaaCTTTCTTGAAacgttcattgttttcttttcatctCTCTCCTTCCCTCGCTACCATCCCTTTCCTGTGCAATCAAAACGTGAACACGACACggtgccgcagcagcagcattttaccctttt
This genomic interval from Anopheles merus strain MAF chromosome 3L, AmerM5.1, whole genome shotgun sequence contains the following:
- the LOC121598359 gene encoding ell-associated factor Eaf, with translation MDNRLNIGSEVRELKLGSTFSNAGPSNQFHTIKYDFKPASVDVNKPAVLEISANKQVTVTVPHLDGSGVPNTVFKGNQRDYSRKDCVLILNRATGEITLEQLNSSIVVKKTRIENKAPNPPPPTLPTIKVENNTARQSSKTKITTGVRKNAPISFMPKHSPLQGSPSYPHRSPQSAPAWNANNTQQTLPSIPMIGLDDGLDFGTVAPPPPSSSSSSSSASANASSGASMNNHLNNNLGGNSNSNHGSSSNNHHQHQQQQQQHHNQHSNNSSSSSSSSSSSSSNVGHTGSTNNHSGSNSGGYLNHGSTQNNNSSSNNNNNHHGSSSGNNHHHHSNHLSVPSYGGQGGGRNHLHSEPSLPPSVEVSLPPDRELLAPPVALTGIGVGATSDPEMMTSSESDGSDDSDSSSSDQESDSSTEDNNDSPVKESIFDPRPDPTVAVTAAAVDLSKDLCLSSNSDSDD